The nucleotide sequence CTGGTGGTGCTGCTGGTGATCGGTGTGGGCGCCTTCCACATCACCGCGTCGAACTACCAGCCCTTCTTCCCCTTCGGGATCAGCGGCGCCTTCACCGGCGCGGCCACCGTGTTCTTCGCGGTGTTCGGCTACGACGCGATGTCGACGGCGGCCGAGGAGTCCAAGGACGCCCAGAAGCACATGCCGAAGGCGATCATCTACTCGCTGATCATCTCGATGGTGCTGTACGTGGCCGCCTGTCTGGTGCTGACCGGCATGCAGAACTACAAGGACATCGACCCCGAGAGCGGGTTCTCCACCGCGTTCAAGTCCGTCGGGCTGGGCGGCCTCGCGGACGTGATCGCGGTGGGCGCGATCATCGGCATCCTCACCGTGATGTTCACGTTCATGCTGGGCGTCACGCGTGTCTGGTTCTCGATGGCCCGGGACGGGCTGCTGCCGCGCTGGTTCGCCAAGACGCACCCCACCCGGCACGTGCCGACCCGGGTGACCTGGATCGTCGGTGTCGGGGCGGCCTGCATCGCCGCGTTCGTGCCGATCGGTGAGGCGGCCGAGCTGACCAACATCGGCATCCTGCTGGCGTTCGTGGTGGTGTGCGCCGCGGTGATCGTTCTGCGCTACCGGCGCCCCGACCTGCCGCGCGGGTTCCGTACGCCGTGGATGCCGTACGTGCCCGCGCTGGGCGTGCTCTTCTCGCTCTGGCTGATCTCCTTCCTCCAGTGGCAGACCTGGGTGCGGTTCGCCATCTGGTTCCTGATCGGCTGCGTCGTCTACTTCGGCTACTCCTACCGGCATTCGGTCCTCGCCCGGCGGCCGCCCGCCGAGTGATCACTTCCCCATGGTGAGTCCGGCCCCGGCCGCCTTCCGGCTCAGTACGGTGTTCCGGACGCGGTCGCGGGCCGCGGCGAGATCCGCGCCGGCGGCGATGGCGCCGTTGACGTCGATCGCGCGGCCGGCGTCGAGGTCGTACACCTCGGGCAGGAACTCGGCGCGGCGCACCTCCCAGCGTGCGCCCGGCTTCGCGGGCGGGGCGAAGGTGAAGCGGGCGAGGGTGGACTCGTTGCCGCGCCACTCCCCCGCGCCCGCGCCGCCGTCGGCGATCTGGTCGCCCATGCCGTAGACCACCCAGGTGCCGTTGACCTTCTCGTACGGCTGGGGGACGTGGGCGTGGGTGCCGAGGACGAGGTCGATGTCGGGGCGGCCGCCCGTCTTGGCGGCGGTGAGCTTGTCGGCGAGGGTGACCTGGCCCGCGTCGGGGGCGTCCTGCCAGGCGGAGCCCCAGTTGACGGAGAGCACGACCACGTCGGCGCCCGCCTTGCGGGCGGCCCGCGCGGCCGCGGCGATCCGGCCCGCGTCGGCCGGGTCGACCGCCCCGGACTGCCCGGTGGTGTCGTAGGCGTACGACAGGTGGGCGACCTTCGCGGTGCCCGCCCGCAGCAGGGTGACGGTACGGGCCTCGGCCTCGGTGCGGGAGGTCCCGGCGTGCCGTACGCCGGCCTGGTCGAGGGCGTCCAGGGTGCGGGTGACACCGGTGTCGGCGGCCTGCGGGGAAGCGGTGGAGCAACTGTCGTAGCCGGTCGCGGCGAGGCCCTGGGCGAGCTGGGGCAGGGCGGCGACGGCCGGGTCGCCGTCGGCGGCCTCGACAGGTTCGAGGTGACAGAGCGCCAGATCGGCGCCGGACACCGCCGGCCGGGCCCCGGCGAGCATGGGGCGGAAGTCGTGTCCGGCGCCGGAGGCGTCGAAGCCCGCCCGTTCGGTGGCGGCGGCGGACGGCTGGATGCCGCCGGCGGCGACGAGCGTGAAGCCGCGTCCGGTGCCCGGCGCGGGCTGCCCGGAGGCGCCGGGCTCGACCCGGTCCTGGTTCTGGCAGGCGGCCACCGCCGCGAGCACGGCGGTCAGCACGAGGGCCACCTGATGCCTGCGTCCGATCATCAACTCACCCCAGAATTGTCGTATTGACAGACAAGCCCTGACGGGCATATGGGTATGAATCTGGCGTCGTGCGCAAACAGCGCCTAGCCCATCCGGCGCCCCGCGCCCCCTGAGTGACCGTTCGTCCGACCGTTCGGCGAGCCCTGACGACCGTCCGTCGCACCGGCGTGCGCGCGGGGTGTCGCCGAAGGACGGGCTGCGCTGCCATACGGCCATGACGGCCGGAACCACTGCCCCAGGGACGACGACCGCCGAGCATGAACTCGCCGCGCTGCAGCGGGAGCACGGGCGGCCCCTCTTCGCGCTGCTGCTGCGGCTGAGCGACGGGGACCGGCAGCGCGCCGAGGATCTGGTCCAGGAGACCCTGGTACGGGCCTGGCAGCATCCCGAGGCGCTGCGCGCCGAGAACTTCGCCTCGGCCCGGCCCTGGCTGCTGACCGTCGCCCGGCGGCTGGCCATCGACGCCCGGCGGGCCCGGCGGGCCCGGCCGCCGGAGGTGGTGGACGAGGTGCCGGAGAACGCGCGTGTGACCGCCGACCACGCCGAGCGGGCCGCCGCCGCGCTCGATGTGCGCGAGGCTGTGAAGACACTCACTCCGCACCACCGTGACGTGCTGGTACTCGTGTACTTCCGCGGGGCCAGCGTGGCGGAGGCCGCCGAGATCCTGGGCATTCCACCCGGTACCGTGAAGTCCCGCGCGTACTACGCGCTGCGCGCCCTGCGCCAGGTTCTTCCGGGATACGCGACTGACCTGCGGTGAAACCGGGAGCCTGGTCAAGCCTCGGTAAAGCGCCTTGCCGTGCCCCCCGTCGGGGCCATGAGCTGTCCTCATCCGTGTTCCGGGCGGGGGGCCGGGTTCGGGCGACTTGCACGCACCGGAGGAAGGCAGGCAGGGATGCTCCACAGAGGTCACGAGAGCACGAGCGGCGCCGGCGGCGGTGAACTCACCGTCCCCATGGCCTGGTTCTACGCCGAGTACATCGCCGACGAACTGCTGCGCACCGGCGATCTGATGCCACCGACGTCCTTCGAGTTCCGGGCGGGCCGGGACGCGCTGGCGCTCACCGTCTTCCTGTCCGACACCGAGCGCGAACTCTCCGGCGTCCGGGTCATCTCGCAGTTGGAGACCTGGCTGTCGCTGACGGCGTACGACCAGCCGTGGCGGGACTGGGTCGGCTCCCGGATGGCCGAACTCGCCGCCGAGGACGTCTCGTCCGGCGCCCCCGACCCCGACCTGGCGCTGGCTCAGGCGGCCTGGCGCTGGCTGGAGGAGACCGAGCTGCTCGCGCCCGACCTGGACGCGGTGCCGGGCGGCGGCACCGCGTGCGGCGAGGACGACGGGCCGAAGGTGTGGACCCCCGCCTGGCGGCTCGGCCTGCCCCTCGGACACCTGGCCATCCACCTGTTCTGAACCGGACTCCGGCGGCGGACCGGGCTCGTTTTCCGGCCACTTCGAACTCGGACCAATCCGGGGCCCCGACCGCTCCGAATCCCTCGGCGGGTTTCTGCGCGCGGCTTGAGTCATTCAGCCGTGCGGTGCGTACCAATGGGTGCACCGCGTAACCCCACCCGCACCCATAGGCACGAGGATTCGGCATGAGGTCCCTGGAAAGGCATCGCGCCGTCGGCGCGTACGCGCTCGGCGTGCTGGACGAGGCGGAGACCTTCCGCTTCGAGGACCACCTCGCCGAGTGCCCCCGGTGCGCGACGGACGCGGCCGAATTCGGCCCCACGGCACGGCAGTTGATGCTGTACCGGCAGGCCACGCCCGCCTTCGTGCCCGCGCTGGCCCAGCCGGGTCCCCGGCTGCTCGACCGGCTGCTCGGCGAGATCACCGTACGCCACCGGGCCCGGCGCCGCCGGTTGCTGTACGGGCTCGCGGCCTCGGTGGTGCTGGCGGTGGCCGGCCCCGCGGTGATGGCCTTCGCCGGGCACGGGCAGCCCGCGTCCCGGGTCACGGCCGCCACCGATCCGGGCACCGGGGTGTGGGCGCGGGTCACCACCGAGGGCGAGCGGTGGGGCAGCGGGCTGCGCCTGGAGGTCCGGGACAGCGCCGGTCCGCACTCCTGCCGGCTGATCGTGGTCGGCCGGGACGGCACGGAGCAGGTGGCGGGCGGCTGGAACGTCGGCGCGCACGACGAGGGCACCACCGCGACCACGGCGGGCTCCTCGCTCAGCCCGGACGACATCGACCACTACGAGGTGCGTACGGACAAGGGCCGGCGGCTGGTGACGCTGCCCGCGCACTGACCCGGACCGGGCGGGGGCGTCACTTGAGCAGGCGGGAGAGCCTGCGGTCGGCGAGCGGCTTGCCGCCGGTCTGGCAGGTGGGGCAGTACTGGAGCGAGGAGTCGCTGAAGGAGACCTCGCGGATGGTGTCCCCGCACACCGGGCACGGTTCGCCGGTGCGGCCGTGGACGCGCAGCCCGCTCTTCTTCTCCGCCTTCAGCCGTCCCGCCGCGATCCCCCGCGACCGCTCGACCGCCTCGGTGAGGGTGGTGCGCAGCGCGGTGTACAGGCGGGTGGTCTCCTCAGGGGTGAGGGAGGCGGCGAGCTTGAACGGGGACATCTTCGCGGCGTGCAGGATCTCGTCGCTGTAGGCGTTGCCGACCCCGGCGATCAGGGACTGGTCGCGCAGCGCGCCCTTGAGCTGCCGCCGCTCGGCCTTCAGCAGACCCGCGAAGCGTTCCTCGTCGAAGTCGTCGGCGAGCGGGTCGGGGCCCAGCCTGGCGATGCCCGGCACCTCGGCCGGGTCCCGCACGACGTACACCGCGAGTCGCTTCTGCGTGCCCGCCTCGGTCAGGTCGAAGCCCTCGCCGTCCTCCAGCGCCACCCGCAGCGCCAGCGGGCCCTTGCCGGGGCGCGGCGGGGTGTCCGGCAGGGTGTCGCGCCAGTGCAGCCAGCCCGCGCGGGCCAGGTGGGTGACGAGATGCAGGCCGGCGTCGGTCTCCAGGTCCAGGAACTTCCCGTACCGGCGCACGGCGGTGACCTCGGCACCCTCCAGGGCGGTGACCGGGGGGTCGTAGGTCTTCAGCACGCTGATGGCCAGCGGCAGCACGCGGGTCACCCGGCGCCCGGCCAGGTGCTCGGCGAGGAAGTCGGTCAGCGCTTCTACCTCGGGCAGTTCCGGCATGTGTCCAGGGTGCCACCGGTGCGCGGCGGCGCCAGGCGGCGGTCAGCCGTCCGGGTCCACCCGGAACTCGCACCACACGGCCTTGCCGCCGCCGCGCGCCTCCACGCCCCAGGCGTCGGCCAGCATGTCGACCAGGAGCAGCCCGCGCCCGGAGACACCGTCGTCCTGCGGTTCGCGGCGGCGCGGCAGCGCGCTGGAGGAGTCCTCCACCTCGACGCGCAGGCGCCGCTCGGCGCCCGAGAGCAGGCGCAGGGTGACGGTCGCGGAGCCCTCGGTGTGCATCAGCGCGTTGGTGATCAGCTCGTCGGCGACGAGTTCGATCTCGTCGGCCCGGTCGCCGGCGCCCCAGGCCCGTGCCTCGGCGCCGATCAGGTGCCGGGCGCGGGTGAGGGCGTCGGGATCGCCGGGGACGACACGCAGCCGCAGCCGGCCGCGCGCCCGTGGGTCCTCGGGCTCCCGGCGGCGCAGCAGGAGCAGGGCGACGTCGTCCTCGCCGCCGCGTTCCTCGGCCATGGCGATCAGGCGCCCGGCGAGTTCGCGTACGTCGTCCGGGCCCTCGGCGAGGACCTCGGCGAGGTCCCGCATGCCGTCGTCCAGGTCCGTGCCGGGCTGCTCGACCAGGCCGTCGGTGCACAGCAGGAGCGTGTCCCCGGGGTCCAGCTCCAGGGTGGCGACGGGGTACTCCAGCCGGCCGAAATCGGCGGAGAGGCCGAGCGGCAGCCCGCCCTCGACGCCGACGCGCCGGGAGGTGCCGGCGGCGTCGCGGACCAGGGGGTCGAGGTGACCGGCGCGGACGACCTGGACGACGCCGGTGGACAGGTCGGCCTGGGCGTACAGGCAGGTGGCGAACCGGTCGGTGTCCAGTTCGTCGAGGAAGACGGAGGCGCGGGCCATGACGGTGGCCGGGGTGTGGCCCTCGGCGGCGTAGGCGCGCAGCACGATCCGCAACTGGCCCATGACGGCCGCCGCGTGGGTGTCGTGGCCCTGGACGTCCCCGATGACGGCGCCGACCCGGCCCCCGGGCAGCGGGATCAGGTCGTACCAGTCGCCGCCGATGTCCCGGCCGAGGGCGGCGGAGCGGTAGCGCACGGCGACGTCGGCGCCCCGGACGCTGGGGATGGTGCGGGGCAGCATCGCCTGCTGGAGGCCCTGGGCGAGGTCCTTCTCCTGCTCGTAGAGCATGGCGCGCTGGAGGCTCTGCGCGATGCTGCTGCCGAGGGCGACCAGGACGGCGCGTTCCTCGGCGGAGAAGCCGCGCCGGTCGCCGTAGAGCAGCCCCATGGCGCCGAGCGGGCGGCCCTGGGCGATCAGCGGGAGGTAGGCGGCGGAGGTGATGTGCAGCTCGGTGATGTGCGGCCAGAGGATCGGGTACTCCTCGGCGAACTCCTCGGGCGACTCGATGAAGCGGGGGACGAGCGTGCGGACGACCTCGCTCATCGGGTAGGGGTCGTCGATCCGGGTGATGCGGGTGCCGGGCACGAAGCTCTCGGTGGGGCCCTCCGCGACCAGCCGGATGCGGCCGGCCTCCACCAGACCTATGACGACGCTGGTCGCGCCGAGGTGGCGGATGCCGTGGGTGTCCTTGAGGACGTCGATGACGTCCTGGACGCTGCGGGCGTGGGCGAGCGCGGCGGAGATGGCCTCCACGACGCTGGTCTGCTGGCGGAACGCCTCCTCCTGCGCGGTGCGCGGGGCGCGGGCGGGGCTGTCGGCGAGTTCCCGGGTGGCGTCGCGGACGAGGCCGACGATCCGGCGCGGGCGGCCGGTGCCGTCGCGGAGGATGGCGCCCTGGCTGTGGGCCCAGCGGGTGGAGCCGTCGCGGCGGCGGACCCGGAAGTAGGCGCCGTAGGTCTCGCTGCCGTCCTTGATGGCGCGCGCGACCGCCTCGTCCAGCCTGGCGGCGTCCGGCGGGGGCACCCGCAGGGACAGGGAGGTGGCCTTGCCGTCGTACTCCTCGGGGAGGAGGTCGAAGATCTCGTGCGCCCGGGCGTCCATGTGGAACAGGCCCGCGTCCAGGTCCCAGTCGAAGCTGCCCATGTGGTTGAGCGCCAGGATCGTGTCCGGGTCGGCGGGCCGCTTCTCCGGGAGTGACAGGGCACTCGCTCCCCGATCAGCCATGGGGCCACCTTGCCAGCAAATGTCCGAATCTTCGAGTGGGGCGTGGCAGGGTGTGGCCGCCCGGCCCGTACGGGTTACGCGGACCGGGCGGCGCGGTACACGGCAGTGACGGACGGGCGCGACGGACGCGACGGGCGGGGAGCGGCCCCGGCCGGGCGGCCGCCGTGGAGGCAGGAGCGCGAGCGCGATGGAGTGGTTCACCGCCCCCGACTACTGGCTGAGCCGGCTGGTGCTCCAGCGCGGGCTCGCCGCGCTCTACCTGGTGGCCTTCCTGGCGGCGGCACGCCAGTTCCGGCCGCTGCTGGGCGAGCGCGGGATGCTGCCGGTGCCGCGCTACACCGCGCGAGTGGGCTTCAAGGAGTCGCCGAGCCTGTTCCACGCGTACTACTCGGACCCCTTCTTCGCCGGGTGCGCCTGGGCGGGGTGCGCGGTCTCGGCG is from Streptomyces seoulensis and encodes:
- a CDS encoding amino acid permease; translation: MAKIRSGEGILRRKPIEHIEESEAAEGGLDRSLGLWQLTAIGVGGIIGAGIFTLAGTVANGTAGPAVLVSFLIAGLASACAALSYAEFAGMIPKAGSAYTYGYAVLGEFAGWFIGWDLLLEYTAIVAVVAIGISGYFSFLVEQMGADLPAWMLGAPGTGEGHRVDLFAAILCLLIAWLLNLGMRSAARFETFVVALKVLVVLLVIGVGAFHITASNYQPFFPFGISGAFTGAATVFFAVFGYDAMSTAAEESKDAQKHMPKAIIYSLIISMVLYVAACLVLTGMQNYKDIDPESGFSTAFKSVGLGGLADVIAVGAIIGILTVMFTFMLGVTRVWFSMARDGLLPRWFAKTHPTRHVPTRVTWIVGVGAACIAAFVPIGEAAELTNIGILLAFVVVCAAVIVLRYRRPDLPRGFRTPWMPYVPALGVLFSLWLISFLQWQTWVRFAIWFLIGCVVYFGYSYRHSVLARRPPAE
- a CDS encoding CapA family protein; the protein is MIGRRHQVALVLTAVLAAVAACQNQDRVEPGASGQPAPGTGRGFTLVAAGGIQPSAAATERAGFDASGAGHDFRPMLAGARPAVSGADLALCHLEPVEAADGDPAVAALPQLAQGLAATGYDSCSTASPQAADTGVTRTLDALDQAGVRHAGTSRTEAEARTVTLLRAGTAKVAHLSYAYDTTGQSGAVDPADAGRIAAAARAARKAGADVVVLSVNWGSAWQDAPDAGQVTLADKLTAAKTGGRPDIDLVLGTHAHVPQPYEKVNGTWVVYGMGDQIADGGAGAGEWRGNESTLARFTFAPPAKPGARWEVRRAEFLPEVYDLDAGRAIDVNGAIAAGADLAAARDRVRNTVLSRKAAGAGLTMGK
- a CDS encoding sigma-70 family RNA polymerase sigma factor — protein: MTAGTTAPGTTTAEHELAALQREHGRPLFALLLRLSDGDRQRAEDLVQETLVRAWQHPEALRAENFASARPWLLTVARRLAIDARRARRARPPEVVDEVPENARVTADHAERAAAALDVREAVKTLTPHHRDVLVLVYFRGASVAEAAEILGIPPGTVKSRAYYALRALRQVLPGYATDLR
- a CDS encoding zf-HC2 domain-containing protein — its product is MRSLERHRAVGAYALGVLDEAETFRFEDHLAECPRCATDAAEFGPTARQLMLYRQATPAFVPALAQPGPRLLDRLLGEITVRHRARRRRLLYGLAASVVLAVAGPAVMAFAGHGQPASRVTAATDPGTGVWARVTTEGERWGSGLRLEVRDSAGPHSCRLIVVGRDGTEQVAGGWNVGAHDEGTTATTAGSSLSPDDIDHYEVRTDKGRRLVTLPAH
- a CDS encoding Fpg/Nei family DNA glycosylase, whose translation is MPELPEVEALTDFLAEHLAGRRVTRVLPLAISVLKTYDPPVTALEGAEVTAVRRYGKFLDLETDAGLHLVTHLARAGWLHWRDTLPDTPPRPGKGPLALRVALEDGEGFDLTEAGTQKRLAVYVVRDPAEVPGIARLGPDPLADDFDEERFAGLLKAERRQLKGALRDQSLIAGVGNAYSDEILHAAKMSPFKLAASLTPEETTRLYTALRTTLTEAVERSRGIAAGRLKAEKKSGLRVHGRTGEPCPVCGDTIREVSFSDSSLQYCPTCQTGGKPLADRRLSRLLK
- a CDS encoding SpoIIE family protein phosphatase, which produces MADRGASALSLPEKRPADPDTILALNHMGSFDWDLDAGLFHMDARAHEIFDLLPEEYDGKATSLSLRVPPPDAARLDEAVARAIKDGSETYGAYFRVRRRDGSTRWAHSQGAILRDGTGRPRRIVGLVRDATRELADSPARAPRTAQEEAFRQQTSVVEAISAALAHARSVQDVIDVLKDTHGIRHLGATSVVIGLVEAGRIRLVAEGPTESFVPGTRITRIDDPYPMSEVVRTLVPRFIESPEEFAEEYPILWPHITELHITSAAYLPLIAQGRPLGAMGLLYGDRRGFSAEERAVLVALGSSIAQSLQRAMLYEQEKDLAQGLQQAMLPRTIPSVRGADVAVRYRSAALGRDIGGDWYDLIPLPGGRVGAVIGDVQGHDTHAAAVMGQLRIVLRAYAAEGHTPATVMARASVFLDELDTDRFATCLYAQADLSTGVVQVVRAGHLDPLVRDAAGTSRRVGVEGGLPLGLSADFGRLEYPVATLELDPGDTLLLCTDGLVEQPGTDLDDGMRDLAEVLAEGPDDVRELAGRLIAMAEERGGEDDVALLLLRRREPEDPRARGRLRLRVVPGDPDALTRARHLIGAEARAWGAGDRADEIELVADELITNALMHTEGSATVTLRLLSGAERRLRVEVEDSSSALPRRREPQDDGVSGRGLLLVDMLADAWGVEARGGGKAVWCEFRVDPDG